A genomic stretch from Sulfurimonas sediminis includes:
- a CDS encoding energy-coupling factor ABC transporter permease: MHIEAGVVDGAKMILSYGTATAVLGATAKAAYDNIKENGLLSLVFKSIIATIIVFCCFEVLPHYPIGVSEVHLILGTTIFLVFGLAPAAIGLALGLLIQGLFFAQFDLPQYGINVTTLLASMFALNFAAKKVIPQGVAYKDITYTQLLKLSVVWEGAIVSWVAFWALYGQGFAVENLQNIATFGAAYMSVIIIEPLVDIAVLTAVKAYNKTNECAFLFDKKLCRA; the protein is encoded by the coding sequence ATGCACATAGAAGCAGGTGTAGTAGATGGCGCTAAGATGATACTTAGCTATGGAACTGCCACGGCAGTATTGGGTGCTACGGCAAAAGCAGCATATGACAATATCAAAGAAAATGGTCTTCTTTCTTTGGTTTTTAAAAGTATAATAGCAACAATAATAGTATTTTGTTGTTTTGAAGTTTTACCGCATTATCCGATAGGAGTGAGTGAAGTACACTTGATTTTAGGAACAACGATTTTTCTAGTATTTGGACTTGCTCCGGCAGCTATCGGTTTGGCTTTAGGACTTTTAATTCAAGGGCTTTTCTTTGCTCAATTTGATTTGCCTCAGTATGGCATCAACGTAACAACACTTCTTGCAAGTATGTTTGCTCTGAATTTTGCAGCTAAAAAAGTGATACCACAAGGTGTAGCTTATAAAGACATTACGTACACGCAACTGTTAAAACTTTCTGTTGTCTGGGAAGGTGCTATAGTTTCGTGGGTTGCTTTTTGGGCACTCTACGGTCAAGGTTTTGCTGTTGAAAATCTCCAAAATATTGCTACTTTCGGTGCGGCGTATATGTCTGTGATTATCATAGAGCCTTTAGTGGATATTGCAGTTTTAACAGCAGTAAAAGCTTACAATAAAACAAATGAGTGTGCATTTTTATTTGACAAAAAACTTTGTAGAGCATAA